ACAAATTGGTTTAAAGCCTGGCAATATTAATAACTATTCAGATGAGAAACTGTTTGAAAACATTCTCAATATTTGGCAACATAAAGGCAAACAACCTACTCGAAGGGATTTAGATTTTAAACCTTCAGTGATTACTCAAAGTCCTTACAATCGGCGCTTTAATTCTTGGTCAGTCGCAATGAAGGAATTTATCGAATATGCAAATGGGAAAGATATCACTTCCATCAACAAGGACAGCGCCGAAAAATCTCCGAAGAAGACGAGCAGAGACCCTTCGCTACGGTTGCGTTTCAAAGTATTGAAACGAGATAATTTTTCCTGCGTTCAGTGTGGCGCTAGTCCAGCAAAAAATTCGGAGACTATTTTACATGTTGATCACATAAAACCTTGGAGTAATGGTGGCGAGACCGAAATTTTAAATCTACAAACCTTGTGCCAGAATTGTAATTTAGGTAAAAGTAATTTGGAATAAAAGTTATTTATAGCCAGTCAATAATAAGGAAAAAGCCAAACTACATCGTCTAACACGGCATATCTGTAAGGGCTAAAGCCACATTTCGCCACTCTATTTAAAAAAATAAAGGTGGTGGCGAAACGTCAGATATGCCGAAACGTTGTACGAAATAAATTTGCGCCCTATACTTAAACAAAACTCGGAAAAATATGACTACTATTGATCAAATCAAAAAAGAACTCGATGAAATCAAGGCTC
This region of Candidatus Peregrinibacteria bacterium genomic DNA includes:
- a CDS encoding HNH endonuclease, with translation MNQFQYSPPKNQPVSTDDIIEDLQSVAKKLKTEKLSQSLYVTLGKYDPSTITRRFGTWNKAVQQIGLKPGNINNYSDEKLFENILNIWQHKGKQPTRRDLDFKPSVITQSPYNRRFNSWSVAMKEFIEYANGKDITSINKDSAEKSPKKTSRDPSLRLRFKVLKRDNFSCVQCGASPAKNSETILHVDHIKPWSNGGETEILNLQTLCQNCNLGKSNLE